One genomic window of Pungitius pungitius chromosome 11, fPunPun2.1, whole genome shotgun sequence includes the following:
- the LOC119197413 gene encoding transmembrane protein 222-like → MAEVDETEIIMNYNGDFLKNDKRSSRFPYCIVWTPIPILSWVLPFIGHMGICTSSGIIRDFAGSYFVSEDNMGFGRPTKYWKLDVDKVCGNGPATWDRAVHDASEEYKCRPHNLCLDNCHSHVAMALNLMHYDNSTSWNMVNLCALSLIRGKHLNWAAFLKTWLPFFMLCGVLGTFILTFNLQ, encoded by the exons ATGGCGGAGGTGGACGAGACCGAGATCATAATGAACTACAACGGAGACTTCTTGAAAAACGACAAAAGAAGCAGCCGCTTCCCGTACTGTATCGTGTGGACGCCTATCCCCATTCTATC GTGGGTGCTCCCCTTCATCGGCCACATGGGTATATGCACCTCTTCTGGAATCATACGGGATTTTGCCGGGTCATACTTTGTCTCT GAAGACAACATGGGCTTTGGTAGACCAACGAA ATATTGGAAACTCGATGTGGACAAAGTCTGTGGCAACGGGCCGGCTACGTGGGATAGAGCCGTGCACGACGCCTCCGAGGAGTACAAATGTAGGCCG caCAATCTGTGCTTGGATAACTGCCACTCCCACGTTGCCATGGCCCTCAACCTCATGCACTATGACAACAGCACTTCTTGGAACATGGTCAACCTGTGTGCGCTGTCTCTTATTCGtggaaaacatttaaa CTGGGCGGCGTTCCTCAAGACCTGGCTGCCCTTCTTCATGCTCTGCGGAGTCCTCGGCACGTTTATCCTAACATTCAACCTCCAGTAG
- the LOC119197412 gene encoding trophoblast glycoprotein-like, with protein MCFFALWVFLGILLCAPFQCLECPFGCECFAVTHTVRCVSKEIITVPQSIPGYAKAVIITGNNIHQIGPDSFTKMENVTKIILSNNRITDMASHSFSPLIHLRHLDLSENQLALIHPEALRIPGSPLQELNLSNSLHNLPTLTDLTTALRWGGLRGLLRLDLSRNHLARLPLGFFSHLPDLRQLFLANNSLEAVHSGTFSGMNRLELLDLTHNAFVTFGADALLGLEKLGSIRILLGCNPYNCSCDIVHFAAWMNGSGARVDLDAVKCASPRGLSGTRLRGLSVHAIGCVDPVQTEVADLPLQTSYVFLGLVLGLVGMVFLFVLYLNRKGMKKWIIEMRDACRDVLEGYHYRYEMDSDPRRGHIPTDNGGPQRLTSDACIVKPPADTRVKELATSPPVNQ; from the exons atgtgtttttttgctctctGGGTGTTTTTGGGAATCCTTCTCTGTGCACCATTCCAGTGCTTAGAGTGTCCTTTTGGCTGTGAGTGCTTTGCTGTCACTCACACAGTAAGATGTGTTTCCAAGGAGATTATCACAGTGCCACAAAGTATTCCAGGATATGCCAAGGCGGTCATCATCACAGGAAACAATATACACCAGATTGGACCGGATTCCTTTACAAAAATGGAGAATGTCACCAAGATCATTTTAAGTAATAATAG GATTACAGATATGGCGTCCCACAGCTTCTCTCCCCTCATCCACCTGCGCCACCTGGACCTCAGTGAGAACCAACTGGCCCTCATTCACCCCGAAGCTCTCAGAATACCCGGCAGTCCCCTGCAGGAGCTGAACTTAAGCAACTCGCTGCACAACCTCCCCACCCTGACGGACCTCACCACGGCTCTGCGCTGGGGGGGTCTCAGGGGGCTCCTCCGACTCGACCTTTCAAGGAACCACCTGGCCCGGCTGCCCCTTGGGTTTTTCTCCCACCTCCCCGACCTGCGGCAGCTCTTCCTCGCCAACAACTCCCTGGAAGCTGTCCACAGTGGAACCTTCTCTGGTATGAACCgtctggagctgctggacctTACCCACAACGCCTTCGTCACGTTCGGGGCTGACGCTCTACTAGGGCTGGAGAAGCTTGGGAGCATCAGAATCCTTCTTGGGTGCAACCCCTACAACTGCTCCTGCGACATCGTTCATTTTGCGGCCTGGATGAACGGATCGGGAGCTCGGGTGGATTTGGATGCCGTGAAGTGCGCCTCACCAAGAGGGCTAAGTGGCACCCGGCTGCGAGGGCTCAGCGTCCACGCCATTGGATGTGTTGATCCAGTCCAAACAGAGGTGGCTGACCTACCCTTGCAGACGTCTTATGTTTTCCTTGGGCTGGTGCTGGGTCTTGTTGGTATGGTCTTTCTCTTTGTGCTCTATCTGAATCGCAAAGGTATGAAGAAGTGGATCATTGAAATGAGAGACGCATGTCGGGATGTTCTGGAGGGTTATCATTACCGATACGAGATGGACTCGGACCCTCGGCGGGGCCACATCCCTACAGACAACGGTGGTCCACAACGGCTGACAAGTGACGCTTGTATTGTAAAGCCTCCTGCAGACACACGGGTCAAAGAGCTGGCAACCTCTCCACCTGTGAACCAATGA